The Rhinolophus ferrumequinum isolate MPI-CBG mRhiFer1 chromosome 28, mRhiFer1_v1.p, whole genome shotgun sequence genome has a window encoding:
- the KLHL25 gene encoding kelch-like protein 25, whose protein sequence is MSVSVHETRKSRGSTGSMNIKLFHKASHPDCVLAHLNTLRKHRRFTDVTLWAGERAFPCHRAVLAASSRYFEAMFSHGLRESRDDTVNFQDNLHPEVLELLLDFAYSSRIVINEENAESLLEAGDMLQFHDVRDAAAEFLEKNLFPSNCLGMMLLSDAHQCRRLYELSWRMCLVHFETVRQSDDFNSLSKDTLLDLISSDELETEDERVVFEALLQWVKHDLEGRRAHLPELLRSVRLALLPSDCLTEAVSGEALLMADERTKLIVDEALRCKTKILQNDGVVTSPCARPRKAGHTLLILGGQTFMCDKIYQVDHKAKEIIPKADLPSPRKEFSASAIGCKVYVTGGRGSENGVSKDVWVYDTVHEEWSKAAPMLIARFGHGSAELENCLYVVGGHTSLAGVFPASPSVSLKQVEKYDPGANKWTMVAPLRDGVSNAAVVSAKLKLFVFGGTSIHRDMVSKVQCYDPAENRWTIKAECPQPWRYTAAAVLGSQIFIMGGDTEFTAASAYRFDCETNQWTRVGDMTAKRMSCHALASGNKLYVVGGYFGTQRCKTLDCYDPTADTWSCITTVPYSLIPTAFVSTWKHLPA, encoded by the coding sequence ATGTCGGTCAGCGTCCACGAGACCCGCAAGTCGCGGGGCAGCACGGGGTCCATGAACATCAAGCTCTTCCACAAGGCGTCTCACCCCGACTGCGTCCTGGCGCATCTCAACACGCTGCGTAAGCACCGCAGGTTCACGGACGTCACGCTCTGGGCCGGCGAGCGCGCCTTCCCCTGCCACCGCGCGGTGCTCGCCGCCTCCAGCCGCTACTTCGAGGCCATGTTCAGCCACGGCCTGCGGGAGAGCCGGGACGACACGGTCAACTTCCAGGACAACCTGCATCCCGAGGTGCTGGAGCTGCTGCTGGATTTCGCCTACTCGTCCCGCATCGTCATCAACGAGGAGAACGCCGAGTCGCTGCTGGAGGCGGGCGACATGCTGCAGTTCCACGACGTGCGGGACGCGGCCGCCGAGTTCCTGGAGAAGAACCTCTTCCCGTCCAACTGCCTGGGCATGATGCTGCTGTCGGACGCGCACCAGTGCCGCCGGCTGTACGAGCTGTCGTGGCGCATGTGCCTGGTGCACTTCGAGACGGTGCGGCAGAGCGACGACTTCAACAGCCTGTCCAAGGACACGCTGCTGGACCTCATCTCCAGCGACGAGCTGGAGACGGAGGACGAGCGCGTGGTGTTCGAGGCCCTCCTGCAGTGGGTGAAGCACGACCTCGAGGGGCGCAGGGCCCACCTGCCCGAGCTCCTGCGGAGCGTGCGGCTGGCCCTGCTGCCGTCCGACTGCCTGACGGAGGCCGTGTCCGGCGAGGCCCTGCTCATGGCGGACGAGCGCACCAAGCTCATCGTGGACGAGGCGCTGCGCTGCAAGACCAAGATCCTGCAGAACGACGGCGTGGTCACCAGCCCCTGCGCCCGGCCGCGCAAGGCAGGCCACACGCTGCTCATCCTGGGTGGCCAGACCTTCATGTGCGACAAGATCTATCAGGTGGACCACAAGGCCAAGGAGATCATCCCCAAGGCGGACCTGCCCAGTCCCCGGAAGGAGTTCAGCGCCTCCGCCATCGGCTGCAAGGTCTACGTGACGGGCGGCAGGGGCTCCGAGAACGGGGTGTCCAAGGACGTGTGGGTGTACGACACGGTCCACGAGGAGTGGTCCAAGGCGGCGCCCATGCTGATCGCGCGCTTCGGCCACGGCTCCGCCGAGCTGGAGAACTGCCTCTATGTGGTCGGGGGACACACGTCCCTGGCCGGCGTCTTCCCGGCCTCCCCATCCGTGTCCCTGAAGCAGGTGGAGAAGTACGACCCCGGCGCTAACAAGTGGACCATGGTGGCTCCGCTGAGGGACGGCGTCAGCAACGCCGCGGTGGTGAGCGCCAAGCTGAAGCTCTTCGTCTTCGGAGGGACCAGCATCCACCGGGACATGGTGTCCAAGGTGCAGTGCTACGACCCCGCGGAGAACCGCTGGACCATCAAGGCCGAGTGTCCCCAGCCGTGGCGGTACACGGCGGCTGCCGTGCTGGGCAGCCAGATCTTCATCATGGGAGGGGACACGGAGTTCACGGCCGCCTCCGCCTACCGCTTTGACTGCGAGACCAACCAGTGGACGCGGGTCGGGGACATGACCGCCAAGCGCATGTCCTGCCACGCGCTGGCCTCGGGCAACAAGCTCTACGTGGTCGGGGGCTACTTTGGGACCCAGAGGTGTAAGACCCTGGACTGCTATGACCCCACTGCAGACACGTGGAGCTGCATCACCACCGTGCCCTACTCACTCATCCCCACGGCCTTCGTCAGCACCTGGAAGCACCTGCCCGCCTGA